In a genomic window of Coregonus clupeaformis isolate EN_2021a chromosome 27, ASM2061545v1, whole genome shotgun sequence:
- the LOC121541722 gene encoding barH-like 1 homeobox protein has protein sequence MEASTNGSSFGIDSLLSHRPGSPVMSKGDSLVGECRSPLEFSPRSDLESGCSSPPSPRRECVDEASQRQDHAIGLPPHLQQGQISAGSQPRTVTSSFLIRDILADCKPLAACAPYSSNGQPTQETGRLASKLADDFMDKIHSNSSSDSEYKVKEEGSREISSSRDSPHHIRLKKPRKARTAFTDHQLAQLERSFERQKYLSVQDRMELAASLNLTDTQVKTWYQNRRTKWKRQTAVGLELLAEAGNYSALQRMFPSPYFYPQSLMSNLDPGAALYLYRGPSAPPPALQRPLVPRILLHGLQGGSEPLPLPPHSGVLPRPTQQR, from the exons ATGGAGGCATCCACCAATGGGTCCAGCTTTGGGATCGACTCTTTACTTTCCCACAGACCTGGAAGTCCGGTCATGTCGAAAGGGGACAGTTTGGTGGGAGAGTGCCGGTCACCGCTGGAGTTCAGCCCGAGGTCTGACCTAGAGAGCGGCTGCTCCTCTCCCCCGTCGCCGAGGAGGGAGTGTGTGGATGAGGCATCGCAGAGGCAAGATCACGCTATCGGGCTGCCGCCCCATCTCCAACAAGGACAGATCTCCGCCGGGTCACAGCCGCGGACGGTCACCTCCTCCTTTCTGATCAGAGATATTCTAGCTGACTGCAAACCGCTAGCCGCCTGCGCCCCATACTCCAGTAATGGCCAGCCAACTCAAGAAACGGGGCGACTTGCCTCCAAACTCGCAGACGACTTCATGGACAAAATCCATAGCAACTCGTCGTCAGACAGCGAATACAAAG TGAAAGAGGAAGGAAGCCGAGAGATCTCGAGTAGTAGGGACAGTCCGCATCACATTCGGCTGAAGAAACCTAGGAAGGCGCGAACAGCCTTCACCGACCACCAGCTGGCCCAGCTCGAGCGCAGCTTCGAACGGCAGAAGTACCTGAGCGTACAAGATCGGATGGAGCTGGCCGCTTCCCTCAACCTCACAGACACACAGGTCAAAACCTGGTACCAGAACAGGAG AACAAAGTGGAAGAGGCAGACGGCGGTTGGACTGGAACTGTTAGCGGAGGCTGGAAATTACTCTGCTCTTCAGAGAATGTTTCCGTCGCCCTATTTCTACCCTCAAAGCCTGATGTCCAACCTGGACCCCGGAGCGGCGCTCTACCTGTACAGAGGACCCTCGGCGCCCCCTCCGGCTCTGCAACGACCTCTCGTTCCGCGGATTCTTCTCCATGGTCTGCAGGGGGGTAGTGAACCACTCCCACTCCCCCCTCACTCCGGTGTGCTTCCCCGGCCAACACAGCAGCGGTGA